The Phocoena phocoena chromosome 21, mPhoPho1.1, whole genome shotgun sequence genome includes a region encoding these proteins:
- the ANKRD37 gene encoding ankyrin repeat domain-containing protein 37 isoform X2, which translates to MLLLDCNPEVDSLRHLLETGASVNAPPDPCEQSPVHLAAGGGLACFLLWQLQTGADLNQQDVFGEAPLHKAAKVGSMECLSLLVASDAQIDLCNKNGQTAEDLAWSCGFPECGKFLTTIKCMQTIKPSEQSNKDHCVPVLRKKRSFGSKEDTNGKRKC; encoded by the exons ATGCTGTTGCTCGATTGCAACCCCGAG GTGGATAGTCTGAGGCATCTGCTGGAGACCGGGGCCTCCGTCAACGCACCCCCGGATCCCTGCGAGCAGTCGCCTGTCCACTTGGCCGCAGGTGGCGGCcttgcttgctttcttctctGGCAGCTGCAGACCGGCGCTGACCTCAACCAACAG GATGTTTTTGGAGAAGCTCCACTACACAAAGCAGCAAAAGTTGGAAGCATGGAATGCCTCAGCCTGCTTGTAGCCAGTGACGCCCAAATTGA TTTATGTAATAAGAATGGGCAAACAGCTGAAGATCTTGCTTGGTCATGTGGATTTCCAGAATGTGGCAAGTTTCTTACAACAATTAAATGTATGCAGACAATAAAACCAAGTGAACAATCCAATAAAGATCATTGTGTTCCAGTGCTCAGAAAGAAACGAAGTTTTGGAagtaaagaagatacaaatgggaaaaggaagTGTTG A
- the ANKRD37 gene encoding ankyrin repeat domain-containing protein 37 isoform X1: protein MLLLDCNPEVDSLRHLLETGASVNAPPDPCEQSPVHLAAGGGLACFLLWQLQTGADLNQQDVFGEAPLHKAAKVGSMECLSLLVASDAQIDLCNKNGQTAEDLAWSCGFPECGKFLTTIKCMQTIKPSEQSNKDHCVPVLRKKRSFGSKEDTNGKRKCW, encoded by the exons ATGCTGTTGCTCGATTGCAACCCCGAG GTGGATAGTCTGAGGCATCTGCTGGAGACCGGGGCCTCCGTCAACGCACCCCCGGATCCCTGCGAGCAGTCGCCTGTCCACTTGGCCGCAGGTGGCGGCcttgcttgctttcttctctGGCAGCTGCAGACCGGCGCTGACCTCAACCAACAG GATGTTTTTGGAGAAGCTCCACTACACAAAGCAGCAAAAGTTGGAAGCATGGAATGCCTCAGCCTGCTTGTAGCCAGTGACGCCCAAATTGA TTTATGTAATAAGAATGGGCAAACAGCTGAAGATCTTGCTTGGTCATGTGGATTTCCAGAATGTGGCAAGTTTCTTACAACAATTAAATGTATGCAGACAATAAAACCAAGTGAACAATCCAATAAAGATCATTGTGTTCCAGTGCTCAGAAAGAAACGAAGTTTTGGAagtaaagaagatacaaatgggaaaaggaagTGTTGGTAA